In the genome of Raphanus sativus cultivar WK10039 chromosome 4, ASM80110v3, whole genome shotgun sequence, one region contains:
- the LOC108852155 gene encoding RING-H2 finger protein ATL79-like, whose product MRLLVEQVATASSPLSSASSTECNSHTCRWKPYSNSSEFQANVSVLLILVVSALICGLSLCAAIRCFLRPNLQTDDNEHKPDPEADVSSTVPTPTLVYSSDLELAGAEAECAICLSEFEPGEGIHVLEKCHHGFHVKCIHKWLSSRSSCPTCRTSIFSQNTLDSATSPVAPSTNQISA is encoded by the coding sequence ATGCGTTTGCTAGTAGAACAAGTAGCTACAGCTTCTTCACCATTGTCCTCTGCTTCTTCTACAGAATGTAACTCTCATACTTGTAGATGGAAGCCTTACTCCAACTCTAGCGAGTTCCAAGCAAACGTATCTGTTCTCCTCATCCTTGTCGTCTCTGCTCTCATATGTGGTCTCTCTCTCTGCGCTGCTATACGTTGCTTTCTCCGCCCAAATCTCCAGACTGACGACAACGAACACAAGCCTGATCCTGAAGCCGATGTTTCATCCACCGTACCAACTCCGACGCTTGTCTACTCCTCTGACCTCGAGCTTGCAGGAGCTGAAGCAGAGTGTGCTATTTGCTTGTCTGAATTCGAACCAGGTGAGGGTATCCACGTGCTGGAGAAATGTCATCATGGGTTCCATGTCAAGTGCATCCACAAGTGGCTATCTTCCCGCTCCTCCTGTCCTACTTGCCGGACTTCTATCTTCTCACAAAACACCTTAGACTCTGCAACATCACCGGTAGCTCCTTCAACAAACCAGATCAGTGCTTAG
- the LOC108852777 gene encoding uncharacterized protein LOC108852777 translates to MVGFTTCIDISTIPTNNEGFYATNNQFQKRGPKGFIQVKVLENDKLYVRVDLPGVPDDAVHHRVDSVRQKVVFFSAVTFNDGYEKEGVREYSGTAGLGCDCCEITGVDAKMKDGVLRMILSRVKVKDHDRKCTHTVPPFTGKSGGRVEEHPFVVKGRKRAFVGEPTADGGLFFAVDVPGVGDGDVEVLANESEIKFTAEVKNVFEHDESGRLYLGSVDTSWSGSSAASLLSHNITGAVNFGVLKVLITPRRPNNTTTNE, encoded by the exons atggttggGTTCACCACCTGCATTGACATTTCGACGATTCCCACCAATAATG AGGGTTTTTACGCGACCAACAACCAGTtccagaaaagaggtcccaagGGTTTCATCCAAGTCAAGGTTCTCGAAAACGACAAACTTTACGTGCGTGTCGACTTGCCTGGGGTTCCAGACGACGCTGTCCACCACAGAGTCGACTCCGTTAGGCAAAAGGTGGTGTTTTTCTCTGCGGTGACCTTCAACGACGGCTACGAGAAGGAGGGCGTGCGTGAGTACTCCGGAACCGCCGGTCTGGGCTGTGACTGCTGCGAGATCACCGGAGTGGATGCCAAGATGAAAGATGGAGTCTTGAGGATGATTCTCTCGAGGGTCAAGGTCAAGGACCATGACAGAAAGTGTACCCACACTGTGCCTCCTTTCACAG GTAAATCTGGAGGACGCGTGGAGGAGCATCCGTTTGTGGTGAAAGGTCGCAAGCGAGCCTTCGTTGGAGAACCGACAGCTGATGGTGGTCTTTTCTTCGCTGTGGATGTACCTGGTGTTGGCGATGGTGATGTTGAAGTGCTTGCTAACGAGAGTGAAATTAAGTTCACTGCTGAGGTCAAGAACGTGTTCGAGCACGATGAAAGTGGACGTCTTTACCTTGGAAGCGTCGATACTTCTTGGTCTGGCTCTTCTGCAGCTTCGCTTTTGAGTCATAACATCACCGGTGCTGTGAACTTTGGTGTTCTCAAGGTTCTCATTACCCCTCGTCGTCCCAACAACACCACCACCAACGAATAA
- the LOC108853357 gene encoding 14.7 kDa heat shock protein, protein MSKSGSSSGNISQGSSGIGVPIHSPPHIPRNRFQKSGNQAVYELKETKDSVIYRVDLPGCPASDLVYWIDGNNIHFFADEPAMSEYDHDGRKYGGTMVFNPVAYNVSEAKAKLSDGVLWITVPKVPGVNIKLTVIEKMLNCRITRDDVVG, encoded by the exons ATGAGTAAATCAGGAAGCTCCAGCGGAAACATCAGCCAGGGAAGCTCCGGTATTGGTGTGCCGATACACTCTCCTCCACATATCC CGAGGAACCGTTTCCAGAAAAGCGGCAACCAGGCGGTGTACGAGTTGAAAGAGACGAAAGATAGCGTGATCTACAGGGTTGACTTGCCTGGCTGTCCCGCCTCTGACCTCGTCTACTGGATCGATGGCAACAACATCCATTTCTTCGCCGACGAACCAGCGATGTCCGAGTACGACCACGACGGTCGCAAATACGGAGGAACCATGGTCTTCAACCCAGTGGCGTACAACGTCAGCGAAGCGAAGGCCAAGCTCAGCGATGGTGTGCTGTGGATCACCGTACCTAAGGTCCCCGGGGTAAACATCAAGCTCACCGTCATCGAGAAGATGCTCAACTGCAGGATCACAAGAGACGACGTGGTTGGATGA